From Sphingobium sp. RAC03, a single genomic window includes:
- a CDS encoding class I SAM-dependent methyltransferase codes for MTSRDLTGFLPLDEAHAAQSDWPRRLSDIAWRIGFGAIGWPWLLASLSGGRPADKRALLDELGLPHDALPHLGSWKADVGFLRHIVREIARLRPAHVVELGAGASSLIAARALQLHGGGRLHSFDQHGSFVEATRQWLGDHAIDADIRHAPLTHESADWPGRWYALDGVPERIDLIIIDGPPWSVHPLVRGAADSLFARLSPNGVVLLDDAARPGERIVARRWRERWPHIDFRLMRDGTKGTLVGRRRDLTAPVANDNEDGRTWRHMRRAAAVAALLGIGWIARGELGEFPQSAQASSFLDEAAASRRTGLLRQGMASQIESATFDAQEIQRSTGIILPALPGDWRVTDVQLFPTTDSPAIAMTIVTPEQETLSLFADKAETPAEATPLVARRAGDVVAYWEVGTMAYALTGEGDTRRILHLAGTIAPMGRTPH; via the coding sequence GTGACATCCCGCGACCTCACCGGCTTTTTGCCCCTCGATGAAGCCCATGCCGCGCAAAGCGACTGGCCGCGCCGCCTGTCGGACATCGCGTGGCGCATCGGTTTCGGTGCGATCGGCTGGCCGTGGTTGCTCGCCAGCTTGTCGGGCGGACGCCCGGCGGACAAGCGCGCGTTGCTTGATGAACTCGGCCTGCCGCATGATGCGTTGCCGCATCTGGGCAGTTGGAAGGCCGATGTCGGTTTTCTGCGCCATATCGTGCGGGAGATTGCACGGCTACGCCCTGCCCATGTGGTAGAACTGGGTGCAGGCGCTTCCTCGCTGATCGCGGCGCGAGCCTTGCAATTGCACGGCGGCGGGCGGTTGCACAGTTTCGACCAGCATGGCAGCTTTGTCGAGGCGACCCGGCAATGGCTAGGCGACCATGCCATCGATGCCGACATTCGCCATGCGCCGCTGACGCATGAAAGCGCGGATTGGCCCGGCCGCTGGTATGCGCTGGACGGCGTGCCGGAACGCATCGATCTGATCATCATCGACGGCCCGCCCTGGAGCGTCCATCCGCTGGTACGGGGCGCGGCGGACAGCCTGTTTGCGCGATTGTCGCCCAATGGCGTGGTGCTGCTGGACGATGCCGCGCGGCCGGGCGAACGTATCGTTGCGCGGCGCTGGCGCGAGAGGTGGCCGCATATCGACTTTCGCCTGATGCGCGACGGGACCAAGGGCACGCTGGTCGGTCGCCGCCGCGATCTGACCGCGCCGGTCGCCAACGACAATGAGGATGGGCGCACATGGCGGCATATGCGCCGTGCGGCGGCGGTTGCCGCACTGCTGGGTATCGGCTGGATCGCGCGCGGCGAATTGGGCGAATTTCCCCAGAGCGCGCAGGCGAGCAGCTTTCTGGACGAAGCGGCCGCCTCGCGCCGCACCGGACTGCTGCGGCAGGGCATGGCCTCGCAGATCGAAAGCGCGACGTTCGACGCGCAGGAAATCCAGCGGTCGACCGGCATCATCCTGCCTGCATTGCCGGGCGATTGGCGGGTGACCGACGTTCAACTGTTTCCGACGACCGACAGCCCCGCCATCGCGATGACCATCGTGACGCCGGAACAGGAGACGCTGTCCCTGTTCGCCGACAAGGCCGAAACCCCCGCCGAGGCCACGCCGCTGGTCGCCCGACGTGCGGGAGATGTAGTGGCTTATTGGGAAGTCGGCACCATGGCCTATGCCTTGACCGGCGAGGGCGACACGCGCCGCATCCTGCACCTGGCTGGCACCATCGCCCCCATGGGCAGGACGCCCCATTGA
- a CDS encoding ExbD/TolR family protein: MAMSVGGSGEEKPITDINTTPLVDVMLVLLIIFLIAVPVVLQTVDLELPKVEFEPTTTKPENVSLSIMPAEDGSCAVYWNMTKVNSEDLLNRAVAKLEADIKKVGGIENMTPEDLPEVHIRGDINTPYRCIGGTIYTMQRAGFPKVGFISEPEPGMKTTRM; the protein is encoded by the coding sequence ATGGCAATGAGCGTTGGTGGCTCCGGCGAAGAAAAGCCGATCACAGATATCAACACGACGCCGCTCGTCGACGTCATGCTGGTGCTTCTCATCATCTTCCTGATCGCCGTCCCTGTCGTGCTTCAGACGGTCGATCTAGAGCTTCCCAAGGTCGAATTCGAACCGACCACGACCAAGCCGGAGAACGTCTCGCTGTCCATCATGCCAGCAGAAGACGGTAGCTGTGCGGTTTACTGGAATATGACCAAGGTCAATTCCGAAGACCTGCTCAACCGCGCCGTTGCCAAGCTGGAAGCGGACATCAAGAAGGTTGGCGGCATCGAGAATATGACGCCGGAGGATCTGCCCGAAGTGCATATCCGCGGTGACATCAATACCCCCTATCGGTGCATCGGTGGCACGATCTACACGATGCAGCGCGCAGGTTTTCCGAAGGTCGGCTTCATTTCCGAGCCGGAACCAGGTATGAAAACCACTCGTATGTAA
- a CDS encoding MotA/TolQ/ExbB proton channel family protein, producing MLNSIIAAAAAPAAEAANPYGLMEALEQGGIIAWTVFIILVGMSVGTFYVLFTKLIEQQKVINQYKKVRTTFWRSNSLKEGVAKLEKNSAYKQLVDDGIAAQEQHSKLTDPVEAHDWLHGSLARSENAINWKLGGGLAFLATVGSTSPFVGLFGTVIGIYRALIKIGASGQASIDAVAGPVGEALIMTALGLVVAVPAVLAYNFLQRRNKAIAEDLSSFSTDLLGYMVSNGAVKPVVGTPAPAQVGKPVPAAATKA from the coding sequence ATGTTGAACTCCATCATCGCGGCCGCTGCCGCACCTGCCGCGGAAGCCGCCAACCCCTACGGCCTCATGGAAGCTCTGGAACAGGGCGGCATCATCGCCTGGACCGTGTTCATCATCCTGGTCGGCATGTCGGTCGGCACCTTCTATGTGCTGTTCACCAAGCTGATCGAACAGCAGAAGGTCATCAACCAGTATAAGAAGGTCCGCACGACCTTCTGGCGTTCGAATAGCCTGAAGGAAGGCGTCGCCAAGCTGGAAAAGAACAGCGCCTACAAGCAGCTGGTCGATGACGGCATTGCCGCTCAGGAACAGCACAGCAAGCTGACCGATCCGGTCGAAGCCCATGACTGGCTGCACGGTTCGCTGGCCCGTTCGGAAAACGCCATCAACTGGAAGCTGGGCGGCGGTCTCGCTTTCCTCGCGACTGTTGGTTCGACCTCGCCGTTCGTCGGTCTGTTCGGTACGGTTATCGGTATCTACCGCGCGCTGATCAAGATCGGTGCTTCGGGTCAGGCATCGATCGACGCCGTTGCCGGTCCGGTCGGTGAAGCGCTGATCATGACCGCTCTGGGTCTGGTCGTCGCGGTTCCCGCCGTGCTTGCCTACAACTTCCTGCAGCGCCGTAACAAGGCGATCGCCGAGGACCTCTCGTCCTTCTCGACCGACCTGCTGGGCTACATGGTTTCGAACGGTGCAGTGAAGCCGGTTGTCGGCACGCCTGCTCCTGCCCAGGTGGGCAAGCCGGTTCCTGCAGCCGCCACCAAGGCCTGA
- a CDS encoding mechanosensitive ion channel family protein has translation MANTKTPADPVITVRPPDLGAMWRSTSDWLAVHYVQILIAIGVGVLIYLALTALRGVGKRHKGTRGDPLGYANVLGRAAARTTHFFMVMVAARLVAGYADAPAPLYKTIAFLFTIAAVWQAALWAREIILGLVERKTLAQDGGGETLANAMGLIRLLVSVVLFAVATIVVLDNLGVNVTGLVAGLGIGGIAIGLAAQGIFSDLFAALSIIFDKPFRRGETINYDMTTATVEKIGLKSTRLRAITGEKKVISNANLLQKEITSYFTLDHRRIKFAIGVIYQTPPDVAEQIPDILKTIVTDLGANFVRSGFISFGASSLDFEVEFDVYLPDWDAIYVIRHKVGLAILRQFNERGIEFAYPTQTSFTAAPDGRMVLPYPDVQAVRQVEKE, from the coding sequence ATGGCCAATACGAAAACCCCCGCCGACCCCGTCATCACGGTGCGGCCGCCCGATCTCGGCGCGATGTGGCGCTCGACCAGCGACTGGCTTGCCGTCCATTATGTCCAGATATTGATCGCCATCGGGGTCGGCGTCTTGATCTACCTCGCGCTGACGGCGCTGCGCGGGGTTGGCAAGCGGCACAAGGGGACGCGCGGCGATCCGCTAGGCTATGCCAATGTGCTGGGGCGGGCCGCCGCGCGCACGACGCATTTCTTCATGGTCATGGTCGCGGCGCGGCTGGTGGCGGGCTATGCCGATGCACCGGCTCCGCTCTACAAAACGATCGCCTTTCTCTTCACCATTGCGGCCGTGTGGCAAGCGGCCTTGTGGGCGCGGGAGATCATCTTGGGACTGGTGGAGCGCAAGACGCTGGCGCAGGATGGCGGCGGCGAGACACTGGCCAACGCCATGGGGCTTATCCGCCTGTTGGTCAGCGTCGTCCTCTTTGCCGTCGCGACGATCGTCGTACTGGATAATCTGGGCGTCAACGTCACCGGACTTGTCGCGGGCCTTGGCATTGGCGGCATCGCCATCGGCCTCGCAGCGCAGGGCATATTTTCCGACCTGTTCGCTGCCCTGTCGATCATCTTCGACAAGCCGTTCCGCCGGGGCGAGACGATCAATTATGACATGACGACCGCCACGGTCGAAAAAATCGGTCTGAAATCCACCCGCTTGCGCGCCATTACCGGCGAGAAGAAGGTGATCTCCAACGCCAATCTGCTGCAAAAGGAAATCACCAGCTATTTCACGCTCGACCATCGCCGGATCAAATTCGCGATCGGTGTCATCTACCAGACGCCGCCCGACGTCGCCGAACAGATTCCCGACATATTGAAAACGATCGTCACGGATCTCGGCGCGAATTTCGTTCGGTCCGGTTTCATCAGCTTTGGTGCGTCGAGCCTGGATTTCGAAGTCGAGTTCGACGTCTATCTGCCCGATTGGGATGCCATCTACGTCATCCGTCACAAGGTCGGCCTCGCCATCCTGCGCCAATTCAACGAACGCGGAATCGAGTTCGCCTATCCAACCCAGACCAGCTTTACCGCGGCACCCGACGGGCGGATGGTTCTACCCTATCCCGATGTTCAGGCGGTCCGTCAGGTCGAGAAGGAATGA
- a CDS encoding energy transducer TonB — protein sequence MAYADHSEGSSRTISIIIVALIHAVLGYAFVSGLGMKYVKQAAEQLNVIDVKEEPPPPDEEPPPPPPDQPIEPPPVVAPPPIVQTPTPAPPIQTVRTPPPVFNPVPVAAPPPPPAAPPPPPQAATRASPRGSPGSWLSDADYPSRAQREERSGTAGFRLEIGPDGRVTNCTITSSTGHSDLDEATCRLLPRRARFKPAKGSDGRDMSDTYNGRITWRLPE from the coding sequence ATGGCCTATGCTGACCACTCGGAAGGATCGAGTCGCACGATATCGATCATCATCGTCGCCCTGATTCACGCTGTTCTTGGCTATGCCTTCGTCTCCGGCCTTGGCATGAAATATGTCAAACAAGCGGCAGAACAGCTGAACGTGATCGACGTGAAAGAGGAACCGCCACCACCGGACGAAGAGCCGCCACCGCCGCCGCCAGATCAGCCGATCGAGCCGCCGCCGGTAGTCGCTCCGCCGCCGATCGTGCAGACTCCGACCCCGGCGCCGCCGATTCAGACGGTTCGGACACCGCCTCCGGTGTTCAACCCCGTCCCGGTCGCAGCACCGCCCCCACCACCGGCTGCACCGCCGCCGCCGCCTCAGGCCGCAACGCGCGCTTCGCCGCGTGGGTCGCCAGGCAGCTGGCTCAGCGATGCCGACTATCCGAGCCGCGCTCAGCGCGAAGAACGTTCGGGTACGGCTGGTTTCCGTCTGGAAATTGGCCCGGATGGTCGCGTGACCAACTGCACCATCACTTCATCGACCGGTCATTCCGATCTGGATGAAGCGACCTGCCGCCTGCTGCCGCGTCGCGCACGCTTCAAGCCGGCCAAGGGTTCCGATGGCAGGGATATGTCCGACACGTACAACGGCCGTATCACTTGGCGTTTGCCGGAATAA
- the dgcA gene encoding N-acetyl-D-Glu racemase DgcA, with protein sequence MIRIVSATVERWPVAGAFVISRGAKTHVDVVVCTVGDGTHVGQGEGTAIYYEGESAESCVAALHAYTGPLDREALLTAMPRGAARNALDCALWDLEAKQARAPVWQLAGLAPPAPLATAFTISLGDLDRMEEAARVAAARGFALLKCKLTGEGDRDRIAAVRRGAPTARLIVDANESWHDRDIAAEAAALAALGVEMVEQPVIHGQEARLAGVHAPLPLCADESCHTRADLDRLGDFDAVNIKLDKAGGLTEALALAREAKERGFRLMVGCMLGTSLGIAPAALLAQGADWIDLDGALLLAEDRDGGLALCDGQLQPGPLWGMG encoded by the coding sequence ATGATCCGTATAGTCTCTGCGACCGTCGAACGCTGGCCGGTGGCGGGTGCCTTCGTCATCAGCCGGGGGGCCAAGACTCATGTCGATGTCGTCGTCTGCACCGTGGGCGATGGCACCCATGTCGGACAGGGCGAGGGCACGGCCATCTATTATGAGGGCGAAAGCGCTGAAAGCTGCGTCGCCGCCTTGCATGCCTATACCGGACCATTGGACCGCGAAGCGCTGCTGACCGCCATGCCACGCGGCGCGGCGCGCAATGCGCTCGATTGTGCCTTATGGGATTTGGAAGCCAAGCAGGCGCGCGCGCCGGTGTGGCAGTTGGCTGGTCTGGCACCACCCGCACCGCTGGCGACCGCTTTCACGATCAGCTTGGGCGATCTCGATCGGATGGAGGAAGCCGCGCGGGTCGCGGCGGCGCGGGGCTTTGCGTTGCTCAAATGCAAGTTGACCGGCGAAGGCGACCGTGACCGCATCGCCGCCGTGCGGCGCGGCGCACCCACGGCGCGGCTGATCGTCGATGCCAATGAAAGCTGGCATGATCGCGACATCGCTGCAGAAGCAGCAGCACTCGCGGCCTTGGGCGTGGAGATGGTCGAACAACCCGTGATCCATGGGCAGGAGGCGCGCCTCGCGGGCGTTCATGCGCCGCTGCCGCTCTGCGCCGACGAAAGCTGCCACACGCGCGCCGATCTCGACCGGCTAGGCGATTTCGACGCGGTCAATATCAAGCTCGACAAGGCCGGCGGGCTGACCGAAGCCCTGGCTTTGGCGCGCGAAGCGAAAGAGCGCGGATTCCGGCTCATGGTCGGCTGCATGCTCGGCACGTCGCTTGGCATTGCACCTGCCGCTCTGTTGGCGCAGGGCGCGGACTGGATCGACCTGGACGGCGCGCTATTACTGGCGGAGGATCGCGACGGTGGGCTGGCGCTGTGCGACGGGCAACTGCAACCCGGCCCGCTCTGGGGCATGGGCTGA
- a CDS encoding ExbD/TolR family protein, whose amino-acid sequence MAMSAGSDDGEPMMEMNTTPLIDVMLVLLIMFIITIPIQTHAVKIDLPQSSTNDAPMVDPVKNKVAIDAAGIITWNGSAIDLLTLRQYLQQSLRLPVEPELQFQPNAQTRYVTVDEVLAEIKRAGVTKLGFVGNEQYGNF is encoded by the coding sequence ATGGCAATGAGCGCCGGTAGCGACGATGGCGAACCGATGATGGAAATGAACACGACGCCGTTGATCGACGTCATGCTCGTGCTCCTCATCATGTTCATCATCACCATCCCGATCCAAACCCACGCGGTGAAGATCGATCTGCCGCAGTCCTCGACGAACGACGCCCCCATGGTCGATCCAGTGAAGAACAAGGTTGCGATCGACGCAGCCGGGATCATCACCTGGAACGGTTCGGCGATCGATCTGCTGACGCTGCGCCAGTATCTGCAACAGTCGCTGCGCCTGCCCGTCGAGCCGGAACTTCAGTTCCAGCCGAACGCGCAGACCCGTTATGTGACCGTTGATGAAGTGCTCGCCGAGATCAAGCGGGCAGGCGTCACCAAATTGGGTTTCGTCGGCAACGAACAATATGGCAATTTCTAA
- a CDS encoding DNA topoisomerase IB has product MPQTAIIHANDSVPGITRRPLKQGWAYRDADGARIIDRDEIDRLNAIALPPAYRDCWFCPSPYGHIQATGYDDKGRKQYRYHADFRAAREAEKYAGCPHFGRALPKLRARLEADLSKRGLRKDRTIAAVIRLLDLAKLRVGNEHYATTNKSFGATTLRRRHLDLNGQSLTLRYRAKSGKEQQLTVTDSRLLRFVRQVQDLPGQHLFQYLDEEGEARPITSSDVNTYIADAMGEPFTAKHFRTWGASTIAFETLAAGHVSLKEMIDPVAVALGNTSAISRKSYVHPALIALCKEGQDEWRDELRLPRRTRYLSREERGLIAFLDTLVDCAPLAAAA; this is encoded by the coding sequence ATGCCCCAAACCGCCATAATCCATGCCAATGACAGCGTGCCCGGCATCACGCGGCGCCCGTTGAAACAGGGCTGGGCCTATCGCGATGCCGATGGCGCGCGGATCATAGACCGGGACGAGATCGACCGGCTGAACGCGATCGCCCTGCCGCCTGCCTATCGCGACTGCTGGTTCTGCCCCTCCCCCTATGGCCATATCCAGGCGACCGGCTATGACGACAAGGGGCGCAAACAATATCGCTATCATGCCGACTTTCGCGCCGCGCGCGAGGCGGAGAAATATGCCGGATGCCCCCATTTCGGTCGCGCCCTGCCCAAGTTGCGCGCCCGGCTGGAGGCGGACCTGTCCAAACGGGGGCTGCGCAAAGATCGCACCATCGCGGCGGTCATCCGCCTGCTCGACCTCGCCAAATTGCGCGTCGGCAACGAACATTATGCCACGACCAACAAGAGCTTCGGCGCGACGACGCTGCGTCGCCGTCACCTCGACCTCAACGGCCAGTCGTTGACGCTGCGCTATCGCGCCAAGTCGGGCAAGGAACAGCAATTGACCGTGACCGACAGTCGCCTGCTGCGCTTCGTGCGGCAGGTACAGGATCTGCCGGGCCAGCATCTGTTTCAATATCTGGACGAGGAGGGTGAAGCGCGGCCGATCACGTCAAGCGACGTCAACACCTATATCGCCGATGCCATGGGAGAGCCGTTCACCGCCAAGCATTTCCGCACCTGGGGCGCGTCCACGATCGCCTTTGAAACATTGGCGGCCGGGCATGTTTCTTTGAAGGAGATGATCGACCCGGTGGCGGTGGCTTTGGGCAACACGTCGGCGATCAGCCGCAAATCCTATGTTCATCCCGCACTTATTGCCCTATGCAAGGAGGGGCAGGATGAATGGCGCGACGAGCTTCGCTTGCCGCGTCGAACACGATATCTGTCGCGAGAGGAACGCGGATTGATCGCCTTTCTCGATACTTTGGTGGACTGCGCCCCGCTTGCAGCGGCGGCCTGA
- a CDS encoding PilZ domain-containing protein, which produces MGADRHHQASHQARAAERRHVRISVKIRRPGETWVKSAIADLSVSGFRLQSFMKLLPGGELWIMLPGFEGRRARVLWTRGHEAGCAFENPLHPAILDHVVKLHEAATRA; this is translated from the coding sequence ATGGGCGCCGATCGACATCATCAAGCCAGCCATCAGGCGCGCGCTGCCGAACGCCGTCATGTGCGGATCAGCGTCAAGATTCGGCGTCCCGGCGAAACCTGGGTCAAGAGCGCGATCGCTGACCTCTCGGTGTCGGGCTTTCGGTTGCAAAGTTTCATGAAGCTGCTGCCTGGTGGCGAATTATGGATCATGTTGCCCGGCTTCGAGGGGCGTCGTGCGCGAGTCCTCTGGACGCGCGGGCATGAGGCGGGTTGCGCCTTTGAAAACCCGCTCCATCCGGCGATCCTCGACCATGTCGTGAAACTGCATGAGGCCGCCACCCGAGCCTGA
- a CDS encoding ABC transporter transmembrane domain-containing protein has product MEDSPQPTARADARPALGSLAMLWRFARRYPARIAGALAALIVSSAATLGIPSGFRLVIDKGFMGGGDISRWFEYLLLIVIILALASALRFYFVSWLGERVVADIRSATQANLLRQAPRFFEENRPSEIASRMTADTAIVEQVVGSTVSVALRNLVTGLGGLIYLFALAPKLAALLLLGIPVILLVLISLGRKVRGLSRASQDRLADVGSVTSEVLGAMKIVQAFGQEAREAMRFNTTVEAGFATARRRIGLRAIMTAVVIALVFGSITAVMWQGALDVAAGRLSGGSIAAFVLTGGLVAGAFGSLSESWGDLLRGAGAASRLHELMSATPDILPPAVPVPIPVTTNGARLTFADVYFHYPTRPDQAALNGVSLDIAPGETVAVVGPSGAGKTTLIQLAQRFYDPDQGVVRLNGVALPDADPAAARAMMAMVPQDSVIFAASARDNLRYGCWDASDDEIWEAARAANAESFLRALPQGLDTFMGEGGARLSGGQRQRLSIARALLRDAPILLLDEATSALDAESERLVQDALGRLIQGRTTIVIAHRLATVRAADRIIVMDEGRIVEQGDHASLVAQGGLYARLASLQFQDMPAA; this is encoded by the coding sequence ATGGAGGACAGCCCGCAACCCACCGCCCGCGCCGACGCGCGACCCGCCCTTGGCAGCCTGGCGATGTTGTGGCGGTTCGCCCGGCGCTATCCGGCGCGCATTGCAGGGGCATTGGCTGCGTTGATCGTCTCGTCGGCGGCGACGCTAGGCATCCCCAGCGGCTTTCGCTTGGTGATCGACAAGGGGTTCATGGGCGGCGGCGACATCAGCCGCTGGTTCGAATATCTGCTGCTGATCGTCATCATCCTGGCGTTGGCCAGCGCGCTGCGTTTTTACTTCGTGTCCTGGCTTGGTGAACGGGTCGTCGCCGATATTCGCAGCGCGACCCAGGCCAATTTGTTGCGGCAGGCACCGCGCTTCTTTGAAGAAAACCGCCCGTCCGAAATCGCGTCGCGCATGACCGCCGACACGGCTATCGTCGAGCAGGTGGTCGGATCGACCGTGTCCGTGGCGCTCCGCAATCTGGTGACTGGGCTTGGCGGGCTGATCTATCTCTTCGCGCTGGCCCCCAAGCTGGCGGCGCTTCTGTTGCTGGGCATTCCCGTCATCCTGCTGGTGCTGATCAGCCTGGGCCGCAAGGTGCGCGGCCTGTCGCGCGCCAGTCAAGATCGGCTGGCCGATGTCGGCAGCGTCACCAGCGAAGTGCTGGGCGCGATGAAGATCGTGCAGGCCTTTGGCCAGGAGGCCCGCGAGGCGATGCGGTTCAACACCACCGTCGAGGCGGGTTTTGCGACCGCACGCCGCCGCATCGGGTTGCGCGCGATCATGACCGCCGTAGTGATCGCTTTGGTGTTCGGATCGATCACCGCCGTCATGTGGCAAGGGGCGCTGGACGTTGCCGCGGGGCGATTGTCGGGCGGCAGCATCGCCGCGTTCGTGCTGACCGGCGGATTGGTAGCCGGAGCGTTCGGTTCGCTGTCCGAAAGCTGGGGCGACCTGTTGCGCGGCGCGGGTGCGGCCAGCCGCCTGCACGAATTGATGAGCGCGACGCCTGACATCCTGCCGCCTGCCGTGCCTGTGCCGATCCCGGTCACCACCAATGGCGCACGGCTGACCTTTGCCGACGTCTATTTTCATTATCCCACCCGCCCCGATCAGGCCGCGCTGAACGGCGTGTCACTGGACATCGCGCCGGGCGAGACAGTGGCGGTGGTCGGGCCGTCGGGCGCTGGCAAGACGACCTTGATCCAGTTGGCGCAGCGCTTCTACGATCCCGACCAAGGCGTCGTGCGTCTGAACGGCGTGGCCCTGCCCGATGCCGATCCAGCCGCTGCGCGCGCTATGATGGCGATGGTGCCGCAGGATAGCGTGATCTTCGCAGCCTCAGCACGCGACAATCTGCGCTACGGCTGCTGGGACGCCAGCGATGACGAGATTTGGGAAGCGGCGCGTGCCGCCAACGCCGAAAGTTTCCTGCGCGCGCTGCCACAGGGTCTCGACACATTCATGGGCGAAGGCGGGGCGCGTCTGTCGGGCGGCCAGCGCCAGCGGCTCTCGATCGCGCGCGCCCTGCTGCGCGACGCGCCGATCCTGCTGCTGGACGAGGCCACGTCGGCGCTGGATGCGGAGTCCGAGCGATTGGTGCAGGATGCGTTGGGGCGGCTGATTCAGGGACGGACGACCATCGTCATCGCCCATCGGCTGGCGACCGTCCGGGCGGCAGACCGGATCATCGTGATGGATGAGGGCCGGATCGTCGAACAAGGCGACCATGCGTCGCTAGTGGCACAGGGCGGGCTCTATGCCCGGCTCGCCAGCCTGCAATTTCAGGATATGCCCGCCGCCTGA